A window of the bacterium genome harbors these coding sequences:
- a CDS encoding YfhO family protein encodes MSALFKTVRLVSAAVQKAAFGRFWFLFLVIPVFIARAPLLVGGRILWWNDVVKLTAPYFSFLHRALASGTSYLWSAETLFGFPIFATSSGFFLPWFHLIALLSSTPERALYYTNVYGFIVCVLAAISCAALARALGVSKSAALMAGVAYIVTFRIIVPTAVHAQLFLPLLFLVLWKLAAKRWSYVLFGIALIAFGGLGVIFMQFVYFLAAAALFVLFIAWHLYQRGGARELRGFLLRVALMFGVGFAVASYQLLPTALISAYSPRAAGGVTYAEAIDDSLLPQELIRLFLPGVKSPQGIPFGSRGASELLFIGVIPLFFLIISLRDRRPVPRFFLGLAFVALSLALFRSIPFKFLHDHTFVSMFRSPARLVLLATFCFSILSAFGVDALRARVPDANLKRWTGRARGIFLWTVMALAALVAALNIIFLFFERHVASFLKWFFERFLYHVYQPAGAYPPSHYFGIIDRVFLDLRQYLSFSNPLLLASFMSLAIGGGAIYLYSRTPLVRRQSVVLLIVAALSAGAVGMFNYPTIKSGAYEKRPATISFLENHPGRVLQHLYSSNEEGIMEERKLTLEDRLIYRQAVLVPNQFLHYDIQSSLAADALVPHAANRLMSFVAVVPVFTGLTENPFRVPDRTKEEVLIMRKALLDFLGIRYIVTTTPFEEGVFPQVFQTEITEHKIPVFIYENPEANDIFYFADRLTFLDAEDAEVFERYRTDFSQMLVQCTADERYEKSCSSGERTFDGEHVVEIEKHQNGLAALKVYTKTPGFLVFSENNLPGWDASLDGVPLPIYRVNTVFMGVAIPRGKHELVFSYSNPCGTLAKALRCAREIAGL; translated from the coding sequence ATGTCTGCATTGTTTAAAACCGTACGCCTTGTTTCGGCAGCCGTGCAAAAAGCCGCCTTCGGGCGATTTTGGTTTTTATTTTTGGTCATCCCCGTATTCATAGCCCGCGCCCCGCTTTTAGTAGGCGGTCGGATTTTGTGGTGGAACGATGTGGTAAAACTGACAGCCCCTTATTTTTCTTTTCTGCATCGAGCTCTCGCGAGCGGCACGAGTTATTTGTGGAGCGCGGAGACTCTTTTTGGTTTTCCCATTTTCGCGACTTCATCCGGATTTTTTCTACCTTGGTTCCACCTTATAGCCCTTTTGAGCTCTACGCCGGAGCGCGCTCTGTATTACACAAACGTATACGGCTTTATTGTATGTGTGCTTGCCGCTATATCATGCGCGGCGCTTGCCCGCGCCCTCGGCGTCTCTAAATCGGCGGCCCTCATGGCGGGTGTCGCGTATATCGTTACATTTCGTATCATCGTTCCCACCGCAGTACACGCGCAGTTGTTCTTGCCGTTGCTGTTTCTCGTTCTCTGGAAGCTTGCCGCCAAACGGTGGTCGTATGTTTTGTTCGGCATCGCTTTGATCGCGTTTGGCGGACTCGGCGTCATATTCATGCAGTTTGTTTATTTTCTGGCGGCTGCAGCTTTGTTTGTCTTATTTATTGCGTGGCACCTATATCAGAGAGGCGGTGCCCGTGAACTCCGCGGGTTTCTCTTGAGAGTTGCTCTGATGTTCGGCGTGGGGTTTGCCGTGGCGTCGTATCAGTTGCTGCCGACCGCGCTCATCAGTGCCTATTCCCCACGCGCAGCGGGGGGAGTCACGTACGCAGAGGCAATTGATGATTCACTATTACCCCAGGAACTTATACGGTTGTTTCTCCCCGGCGTGAAGAGCCCGCAGGGGATTCCGTTCGGGTCGCGAGGCGCAAGCGAGCTGCTTTTCATAGGCGTTATTCCGCTTTTTTTTCTTATTATTTCACTGCGAGATCGGCGCCCGGTACCGCGTTTTTTCCTCGGCTTGGCGTTCGTTGCCTTGAGTCTCGCACTGTTTCGTTCCATACCGTTTAAGTTCCTGCACGACCACACGTTTGTTTCAATGTTTCGTTCTCCGGCGCGTCTCGTTCTGCTTGCGACATTTTGTTTCTCTATACTGAGCGCTTTTGGCGTTGATGCTCTTCGAGCGCGTGTTCCGGATGCTAATTTGAAGCGCTGGACCGGAAGGGCCAGGGGCATATTTTTATGGACCGTGATGGCGTTGGCCGCGCTCGTCGCTGCGCTGAATATAATTTTTCTGTTTTTTGAGCGGCACGTTGCTTCATTCTTAAAATGGTTTTTTGAACGCTTCTTGTACCACGTGTACCAGCCTGCTGGGGCGTACCCACCCAGCCATTATTTCGGCATCATTGACCGTGTGTTTTTAGACCTGCGACAGTATCTTTCTTTTTCAAACCCTCTGCTCCTCGCGAGCTTCATGTCGCTCGCGATCGGCGGGGGAGCGATCTATCTTTATTCCCGTACGCCGCTCGTGAGGCGACAGAGTGTCGTGCTGTTGATCGTCGCCGCTCTGTCCGCCGGTGCAGTCGGCATGTTCAATTACCCGACAATCAAATCGGGCGCATACGAGAAGAGACCGGCGACCATATCGTTCCTTGAGAATCACCCGGGCCGTGTTTTACAGCACCTCTACAGTTCGAATGAGGAGGGGATTATGGAAGAGAGGAAGCTTACTTTGGAAGACAGGCTGATATACCGCCAGGCGGTGTTGGTTCCTAACCAGTTTTTGCATTACGATATACAGTCGTCGCTTGCGGCCGATGCGCTCGTGCCGCATGCGGCTAACCGATTGATGAGTTTTGTGGCGGTGGTCCCAGTTTTTACCGGACTGACAGAAAACCCTTTTCGAGTCCCTGACCGTACCAAGGAGGAGGTACTCATAATGCGTAAGGCATTATTAGATTTTCTCGGCATACGCTATATTGTTACCACCACTCCCTTCGAGGAGGGCGTATTCCCGCAGGTATTCCAAACGGAAATAACAGAACACAAGATCCCCGTATTTATATATGAAAACCCCGAGGCGAACGATATTTTTTACTTCGCAGATCGTCTGACGTTCCTTGACGCCGAAGATGCAGAGGTGTTTGAGCGCTACCGCACAGATTTTTCCCAGATGCTTGTTCAGTGCACGGCCGACGAGCGGTACGAAAAAAGCTGCAGTTCGGGGGAGCGTACGTTTGACGGAGAACACGTCGTGGAAATAGAGAAGCACCAAAACGGGCTTGCGGCGCTTAAAGTGTATACAAAGACTCCCGGCTTTCTCGTTTTTTCGGAGAACAACCTGCCGGGGTGGGATGCGTCACTCGACGGAGTCCCGCTCCCCATCTACAGGGTGAATACCGTGTTT